From a region of the Deinococcus sp. KSM4-11 genome:
- the rpsL gene encoding 30S ribosomal protein S12: MPTTQQLLRKGRLTLQKKSKVPALKGSPFRRGVCTVVKTTTPKKPNSALRKIARVRLSSGFEVTAYIPGEGHNLQEHSVVLIRGGRVKDLPGVRYHIVRGSLDTQGVKDRNKSRSKYGTKKPKAGAAAAGAKKK; encoded by the coding sequence CTGCCTACCACCCAGCAACTGCTCCGCAAGGGTCGCCTGACCCTCCAGAAGAAGAGCAAGGTTCCTGCCCTGAAGGGCAGCCCCTTCCGCCGCGGCGTGTGCACGGTCGTTAAGACCACCACGCCCAAGAAGCCGAACTCGGCGCTGCGTAAGATCGCCCGCGTGCGTCTGTCGAGCGGCTTCGAAGTCACCGCCTACATCCCCGGCGAAGGCCACAACCTGCAGGAACACTCCGTCGTGCTGATCCGCGGCGGCCGTGTCAAGGATCTCCCCGGTGTGCGCTACCACATCGTGCGCGGCAGCCTCGATACCCAGGGCGTGAAGGATCGCAACAAGAGCCGCTCCAAGTACGGCACCAAGAAGCCCAAGGCCGGCGCGGCCGCCGCGGGTGCCAAGAAGAAGTAA
- a CDS encoding diguanylate cyclase, whose amino-acid sequence MPDTPSPLEQRLQQIRIWIVVVANLAYLLYTVLTTVVGPDAFHWGDLLHGVHRTRYWGGFLTLGGLLAVWAWPARVREIYLPYVATLLLVSVAEVVSVVASRTMPFHLALWLSANMAIVFLVYGARGGLRAFALIMVVILAALVYTAPITGNLLADWLTTLIVMTVSGASSYLLMTLIENNMLVNERTIEELRTARIDLVTGVPGRAITEQALERSLQSALASGQPLSVIISDIDHFKSVNDQHGHKRGDEVLRAFAARIERQVPHGQVGRWGGEEFLILLPGYAYATARDLAEALCRSVKAEAVAGISITASFGVSCLTDDMATTESLFTAADSALYAAKRSGRNQVA is encoded by the coding sequence ATGCCTGACACCCCTTCGCCACTGGAGCAGCGCCTGCAGCAGATCCGGATCTGGATCGTGGTGGTCGCCAATCTTGCCTACCTGCTCTACACGGTGCTGACCACCGTGGTCGGCCCAGACGCCTTTCACTGGGGGGATCTCCTGCATGGCGTCCACCGCACGCGGTACTGGGGGGGCTTCCTGACGCTGGGTGGTCTGCTGGCCGTGTGGGCCTGGCCGGCGCGGGTGCGGGAAATCTACCTGCCGTACGTGGCCACCCTGCTGCTGGTCAGTGTGGCGGAGGTGGTGAGCGTGGTCGCCAGCCGCACCATGCCCTTTCATCTGGCGCTGTGGTTGAGCGCCAACATGGCCATCGTGTTCCTGGTGTACGGCGCGCGGGGCGGCCTGCGGGCCTTCGCCCTGATCATGGTCGTGATCCTGGCCGCCCTGGTGTACACGGCGCCGATCACCGGCAACCTGCTGGCCGACTGGCTCACCACCCTGATCGTCATGACGGTCTCCGGGGCCAGCAGTTACCTGCTGATGACGCTGATCGAGAACAACATGCTGGTCAACGAACGCACCATCGAGGAACTCCGCACGGCCCGCATCGACCTGGTGACTGGCGTGCCGGGGCGCGCGATCACCGAACAGGCCCTGGAGCGGTCGTTGCAGAGTGCCCTGGCCAGCGGGCAGCCGCTGAGCGTGATCATCAGCGACATCGACCACTTCAAGAGCGTGAACGACCAGCACGGCCACAAGCGCGGAGACGAGGTGCTGCGCGCCTTCGCGGCCCGGATCGAGCGGCAGGTGCCCCACGGTCAGGTGGGCCGCTGGGGCGGAGAGGAATTTCTGATCCTGCTGCCGGGGTACGCCTACGCCACAGCGCGGGATCTGGCAGAGGCCCTGTGTCGGTCTGTGAAGGCGGAGGCGGTCGCGGGGATCAGCATCACCGCCAGTTTCGGCGTGTCGTGCCTGACCGACGATATGGCGACCACCGAGTCGCTGTTCACGGCCGCCGACTCGGCCCTGTACGCGGCCAAGCGCAGCGGCCGGAACCAGGTCGCGTAG
- a CDS encoding SDR family NAD(P)-dependent oxidoreductase, whose translation MTTSPPLNGTVALVTGASSGIGEATARHLAAQGARVVLVARRKERLDALGAQITQQGGEALVIAADITDRSAALDAVAQAAAQWGRLDTVVNNAGVMLLGPAEHAPLEEWERMVNLNVQGLLYVAHAALPHLLKAAEDGPRQVADLVNISSVAGRVARAGSAVYNLTKFGVTAFTEGLRQEVAGRFVRVSVVEPGAVETELPTHLRPEVLATMQRRFRNIERLQADDIADAVTYIVTRPRHVAINELLVRPTEQL comes from the coding sequence ATGACGACTTCACCCCCTCTGAACGGCACCGTCGCCCTGGTCACCGGGGCCAGCAGCGGCATCGGCGAGGCGACGGCCCGGCATCTCGCCGCGCAGGGCGCCCGCGTGGTGCTGGTTGCACGGCGCAAGGAGAGGCTGGACGCCCTGGGCGCACAGATCACGCAGCAGGGCGGCGAGGCCCTGGTCATCGCGGCCGACATCACGGACCGGTCGGCCGCTCTGGACGCGGTCGCGCAGGCCGCCGCGCAGTGGGGACGCCTCGACACGGTCGTGAACAATGCCGGGGTCATGCTGCTCGGCCCAGCGGAACACGCTCCGCTGGAGGAATGGGAACGCATGGTCAACCTGAACGTCCAGGGCCTGCTGTATGTGGCCCACGCTGCCCTGCCGCACCTGCTGAAGGCGGCGGAAGACGGCCCCAGGCAGGTGGCCGATCTGGTGAACATCTCCTCGGTGGCCGGGCGGGTCGCGCGGGCCGGAAGTGCCGTGTACAACCTCACCAAGTTCGGTGTGACCGCGTTCACCGAGGGGCTGCGCCAGGAGGTCGCCGGGCGGTTCGTGCGCGTGTCGGTGGTAGAACCCGGCGCGGTCGAGACCGAACTGCCCACGCATCTGCGCCCCGAGGTGCTGGCGACCATGCAGCGGCGGTTCAGGAACATTGAACGCCTCCAGGCCGACGACATCGCCGACGCCGTGACGTATATCGTCACCCGGCCCCGCCATGTGGCGATCAACGAACTGCTGGTGCGGCCCACCGAACAGCTCTGA
- a CDS encoding class I SAM-dependent methyltransferase, which yields MPDRPRHLHFDRVATLYSAARPGYPPALFDQLRAWGALRADSRVLELGPGSGQATQDLLDRGVRRIDALEVGTALARELQKRLPDPRLHVWVGDAHDLPLPEGAYDLCVAATSFHWLDAERMMPRLAAALRPGGWLAVWWTEFGDPDIHTPFRVGLDRLTRQWGMHHPDPPRSLHREDRVAELTQGGVFGNPRHALFRWSQQMTTDQVRALFATFPNFADRPDELAQIARLVDDQGGTTSEHYLTVLYAVQRAGPDEAAVPPPR from the coding sequence ATGCCTGACCGTCCCCGGCACCTGCATTTCGACCGGGTGGCCACGCTGTACAGCGCGGCGCGTCCCGGCTACCCGCCGGCGCTGTTCGACCAGCTTCGGGCGTGGGGCGCCCTGCGGGCCGACAGCCGGGTGCTGGAACTGGGGCCGGGCAGCGGTCAGGCCACCCAAGACCTGCTGGATCGTGGCGTCCGCCGGATCGACGCCCTGGAGGTCGGTACCGCTCTGGCGCGAGAATTGCAGAAGCGACTGCCGGATCCCCGGCTGCACGTCTGGGTGGGAGATGCCCACGACCTTCCCCTGCCGGAGGGGGCGTACGACCTGTGCGTGGCCGCCACCTCGTTCCACTGGCTGGACGCCGAGCGGATGATGCCGCGCCTGGCGGCCGCCCTCCGGCCCGGAGGCTGGCTGGCCGTGTGGTGGACGGAGTTCGGTGATCCGGACATTCACACGCCCTTCCGCGTCGGCCTGGATCGCCTGACCCGGCAGTGGGGAATGCACCACCCCGATCCGCCCCGGTCCCTGCACCGAGAGGATCGCGTAGCGGAACTGACGCAGGGAGGTGTCTTCGGGAACCCCCGGCACGCCCTGTTCCGCTGGTCGCAGCAGATGACCACGGATCAGGTTCGCGCCCTGTTCGCCACCTTTCCGAACTTTGCCGACCGGCCCGACGAGCTGGCGCAAATCGCGCGGCTGGTGGACGACCAGGGCGGCACGACGTCCGAGCACTACCTCACGGTTCTATATGCCGTCCAACGTGCCGGCCCGGACGAGGCCGCTGTTCCTCCTCCCCGCTGA
- the hflX gene encoding GTPase HflX — protein MHGNTSGLRPAQLKSLGNLYRRRIEPGRVGSPELARNLAELSSDIRREVGVLIDRRGRVISVSVADAKGTEFPDLRMGENRLAGFHLLHTHPRGGALSKGDLSTLFLRRLDAVSAVEVRDGGQPGLVHTAHLTPPGTVGEEEDWRILPPVPAFQIDEFDLGAQVTALEQEIARAARTRESKKDHERAILVQIDQGEFDSEDRLDELAELARTAGAEVVHKELVYRRNLKPGTLVGAGKLEELTSRAYHLDADLLIFGQELGAAQAREIEAATGLKIIDRTQLILDIFALHAQGVESRLQVELAQLRYMKPRLLGAGGQLSRIGGGGGSAGGGAIGTRGPGETKLELDRRRINDRLSFLEKQLESVAQRREERRKTRERNAVPVISIVGYTNAGKSTLLNAFTHAAEEPRRVLAENKLFATLRPTSRQGYLEGIGPVVLTDTVGFIRDLPKDLTRAFRSTLEEIGDADVLLHVVDAAAPGADTRLDAVNRILEELGFREMPTVIALNKADAADPDVLEREIERTEGGIPVSALKNLGIQALKDALIDAVALVQRTELAQREEAKELAAQYR, from the coding sequence GTGCATGGCAACACCTCGGGTCTGCGACCCGCACAACTGAAATCCCTCGGCAACCTGTACCGCCGCCGCATCGAACCCGGCCGGGTCGGATCGCCCGAACTGGCCCGGAACCTCGCGGAACTGTCGAGCGACATCCGCCGCGAGGTCGGCGTGCTCATCGACCGGCGCGGGCGCGTGATCTCGGTCAGCGTGGCCGACGCCAAGGGCACCGAGTTCCCGGATCTGCGCATGGGCGAGAACCGCCTGGCGGGCTTCCACCTGCTGCACACGCACCCGCGCGGCGGGGCCCTGAGCAAGGGCGACCTCTCCACGCTGTTCCTGCGGCGGCTGGACGCCGTGAGCGCCGTCGAGGTGCGCGACGGTGGGCAGCCGGGGCTGGTACACACCGCGCACCTCACGCCCCCCGGTACGGTCGGCGAGGAGGAGGACTGGCGTATCCTGCCCCCCGTGCCCGCGTTCCAGATCGACGAGTTCGACCTGGGCGCGCAGGTCACGGCGCTGGAGCAGGAAATCGCCCGCGCCGCCCGCACGCGGGAATCGAAAAAAGACCATGAGCGCGCCATTCTGGTGCAGATCGACCAGGGTGAATTCGATTCCGAAGACCGCCTGGACGAGCTGGCCGAACTGGCCCGCACGGCCGGCGCGGAGGTCGTCCACAAGGAACTGGTCTACCGCCGCAACCTGAAACCCGGCACGCTGGTCGGGGCCGGGAAGCTGGAGGAACTGACCAGCAGGGCGTACCACCTGGACGCGGACCTGCTGATCTTCGGGCAGGAACTGGGGGCCGCCCAGGCGCGCGAGATTGAGGCCGCCACCGGCCTGAAGATCATCGACCGCACGCAGCTGATCCTGGACATCTTCGCGCTGCACGCGCAGGGTGTGGAATCCAGGTTGCAGGTGGAACTGGCGCAACTGCGGTACATGAAACCCCGCCTGCTGGGCGCGGGCGGACAGCTCTCGCGGATCGGCGGGGGCGGGGGCAGCGCGGGCGGCGGGGCCATCGGCACGCGCGGGCCGGGCGAGACGAAGCTGGAGCTGGATCGCCGCCGCATCAACGACCGACTGTCGTTCCTGGAAAAACAACTGGAAAGCGTGGCCCAGCGCCGCGAGGAACGCCGCAAGACCCGCGAGCGCAACGCCGTGCCGGTCATCTCGATCGTGGGCTACACCAACGCGGGCAAGAGCACGCTGCTGAACGCCTTCACGCACGCCGCCGAGGAACCGAGGCGCGTGCTGGCCGAGAACAAGCTGTTCGCCACGCTGCGCCCCACGTCCCGACAGGGCTACCTGGAGGGCATCGGGCCGGTGGTGCTGACCGACACCGTGGGCTTCATCCGCGACCTGCCCAAAGACCTGACGCGGGCCTTCCGGAGCACGCTGGAGGAAATCGGGGACGCGGACGTGCTGCTGCATGTCGTGGACGCCGCTGCCCCAGGCGCGGATACCCGCCTGGACGCCGTGAACCGCATTCTGGAGGAGCTGGGCTTCCGGGAGATGCCCACCGTGATCGCCCTGAACAAGGCCGACGCCGCCGATCCGGACGTGCTGGAACGCGAGATCGAACGCACCGAGGGCGGCATTCCGGTCAGCGCCCTGAAGAACCTGGGCATCCAGGCCCTCAAGGACGCCCTGATCGACGCCGTGGCCCTGGTGCAGCGCACCGAACTCGCGCAGCGGGAAGAAGCGAAGGAACTCGCCGCACAGTACCGCTGA
- a CDS encoding endonuclease/exonuclease/phosphatase family protein, with the protein MFRSVVAWGYLLLVGAVWALSEGVGERTLPTTLLVYTPALAWLAPAPLVLLWTVFRRRGVAVALAGLVLAAWGAGLLHWRPQQDSPLRVLTFNVKRGQDTTPQRLGSLLRGADADVILLQEANFQEVTFGDELLANLPGYRMERAYETTILTRLPVLSSRDMNYPSDWREVLITKVLWRGQPLTVVNAHPGRLKFGDALKGDFSLLRPSLATRAGQVRTVLDVVTAESGRLLLGGDLNTPPRGQTYRAFVQAVGPDAFDTAGRGPGWTFPELYARIDHQFARGLTPTRARVLNVNQSDHRPLLVEYR; encoded by the coding sequence ATGTTCCGTTCCGTGGTCGCCTGGGGGTACCTGCTGCTCGTCGGGGCCGTGTGGGCGCTGTCGGAAGGAGTGGGCGAGCGCACCCTGCCGACCACGCTGCTGGTGTACACCCCGGCGCTGGCGTGGCTGGCCCCTGCCCCGCTGGTGCTGCTCTGGACCGTGTTCCGACGGCGGGGCGTGGCGGTGGCCCTGGCGGGTCTGGTGCTGGCCGCGTGGGGCGCGGGCCTGCTGCACTGGCGACCACAACAGGACAGCCCGTTGCGGGTGCTGACCTTCAACGTGAAGCGTGGGCAGGACACCACGCCCCAGCGGCTCGGCTCGCTGCTGCGCGGCGCGGATGCGGACGTCATCCTGCTCCAGGAGGCGAACTTTCAGGAAGTGACCTTCGGCGACGAGCTGCTGGCAAACCTTCCGGGCTACCGCATGGAGCGGGCGTACGAGACGACCATCCTGACACGCCTGCCGGTTCTGTCGTCGCGCGACATGAACTACCCGTCCGACTGGCGGGAGGTGCTGATTACGAAGGTGCTGTGGCGGGGCCAACCGCTAACGGTCGTGAATGCCCATCCGGGGCGCCTGAAGTTCGGTGACGCGCTGAAGGGGGATTTCAGCCTGCTGCGGCCGAGTCTGGCCACGCGCGCCGGGCAGGTGCGAACCGTGCTGGACGTCGTGACGGCCGAATCTGGCCGGCTGCTGCTGGGTGGAGATCTGAACACCCCGCCGCGCGGCCAGACGTACCGGGCGTTTGTGCAGGCGGTCGGGCCGGACGCCTTCGACACGGCCGGACGCGGCCCGGGCTGGACGTTTCCCGAGCTGTACGCCCGGATCGACCACCAATTCGCGCGCGGCCTGACGCCCACGCGGGCACGCGTGCTGAACGTGAACCAGAGCGACCACCGGCCTCTGCTCGTCGAGTACCGCTGA
- a CDS encoding M48 family metallopeptidase — MTDTWAISGVPVQIRRSPRRRTVGLQVRPGEITLYAPARVPLVTLREIVDARRDWIAHHLEQYAARPMSPWIFEDGGTLLYLGETLNLKMVPDLRFARREGGDLLIPPGSSADTARRVERWTRRVCLPPYQQLVLGAAARLNATAKLGRVQISGAQYRWGSCNAQGDIRLHWKLSRAPLDVLDYVAVHEAAHLLEFNHSRRYWALVEQVLPGYRRQRDWLKEYGHTL, encoded by the coding sequence ATGACGGACACCTGGGCGATCTCTGGAGTGCCCGTGCAGATCCGGCGCAGTCCGCGCCGCCGCACGGTGGGCCTGCAGGTGCGGCCCGGCGAGATCACGCTCTACGCTCCCGCCCGCGTGCCGCTGGTGACCCTGCGGGAAATCGTGGACGCCCGCCGGGACTGGATTGCCCATCACTTGGAGCAGTACGCCGCCCGCCCGATGAGTCCCTGGATCTTCGAGGATGGCGGCACGCTGCTGTACCTGGGAGAGACGCTGAACCTGAAGATGGTGCCCGACCTGCGATTCGCGAGGCGTGAGGGAGGCGATCTCCTGATCCCGCCCGGCTCTTCAGCGGACACCGCGAGGCGTGTTGAACGCTGGACGCGCCGGGTGTGCCTGCCCCCTTACCAGCAGCTCGTGCTGGGCGCCGCTGCCCGGCTGAACGCCACAGCCAAGCTCGGCCGGGTGCAGATCAGCGGTGCCCAGTACCGCTGGGGAAGCTGTAACGCGCAGGGGGATATCCGCCTGCACTGGAAACTCAGCCGCGCGCCCCTGGACGTGCTGGACTACGTGGCCGTGCACGAGGCCGCGCACCTGCTGGAATTCAACCATTCCCGGCGCTACTGGGCCCTCGTGGAACAGGTGCTGCCTGGGTACCGCAGGCAGCGCGACTGGCTCAAGGAATACGGCCACACCCTCTGA
- a CDS encoding neutral zinc metallopeptidase — MDWKNLPGSGGSVEDRRGSGGLPGGGIAVGGIGGLIIALIALFFGIDPSVILGGGDGGTTQTQPQTQPKTPSGTTTPATDESYQFVKKIMGSTDVVWGSIFKQAGRTYTNPTLVLYTRGTQSGCGTANSAVGPFYCPQDNKVYLDTSFFSMMKSQLGGGGDFAYSYVIAHEVGHHVQNELGIADQVERKQRAARSEAESNSYSVRMELQADCFAGVWANKVQSQVNLTQTDVQEAIKTAQAIGDDNLQRQAQGGVVPDSFTHGTSQQRVKWLTTGLKSGDPNQCDTFSVAYNQL, encoded by the coding sequence ATGGACTGGAAAAATCTTCCTGGCAGCGGCGGCAGCGTCGAGGATCGGCGTGGATCGGGCGGTCTGCCTGGCGGCGGCATCGCCGTCGGCGGCATCGGGGGCCTGATCATCGCCCTGATCGCCCTGTTCTTCGGTATCGATCCCAGCGTCATCCTGGGCGGCGGCGATGGGGGCACGACCCAGACCCAGCCGCAGACTCAGCCCAAGACGCCATCGGGCACGACGACGCCGGCGACCGACGAGTCGTACCAGTTCGTGAAGAAGATTATGGGCAGCACGGATGTGGTGTGGGGCAGCATCTTCAAGCAGGCGGGACGCACGTATACCAACCCCACCCTGGTGCTCTACACGCGCGGCACCCAGAGCGGCTGCGGGACTGCGAACAGCGCTGTCGGACCGTTCTACTGTCCGCAGGACAACAAGGTGTACCTGGACACCAGCTTCTTCTCCATGATGAAGAGCCAGCTGGGCGGCGGCGGCGACTTCGCGTACTCCTACGTGATCGCGCACGAGGTCGGCCACCATGTCCAGAACGAGCTGGGCATCGCCGATCAGGTGGAGCGCAAGCAGCGGGCCGCGCGCAGCGAAGCGGAATCGAACTCGTATTCCGTGCGGATGGAACTCCAGGCCGACTGCTTTGCGGGCGTGTGGGCCAACAAGGTGCAGTCGCAGGTGAACCTCACCCAGACGGACGTGCAGGAGGCCATCAAGACCGCGCAGGCGATCGGGGACGACAACCTCCAGCGTCAGGCGCAGGGCGGCGTCGTGCCGGATTCCTTCACGCACGGCACCAGCCAGCAGCGCGTGAAGTGGCTGACCACTGGCCTGAAGTCGGGCGATCCCAACCAGTGCGATACCTTCAGCGTGGCGTACAACCAGCTCTGA
- a CDS encoding D-alanine--D-alanine ligase family protein, with amino-acid sequence MKKRILLLAGGQSGEHEVSLMSARSVLAALPVDQFDVTPVVISKEGRWLPPTQTQQALDSGEAPTGGDLVLHRAASAEGYDAVFPILHGPMGEDGTVQGLLTLAGIPFVGSGVLGSAVSMDKVMTKQVLASAGIAQVAWRLAVRRDWHDRPDTVRASAEALGYPLFVKPANLGSSVGISKVHGPDELDGALELAFSLDRRVILEAMTAHKPREVEVGILGNDAPIASPVGELRFDADFYDYETKYTEGRAAMHIPAPLPPEVAARVRDLALSAFRALDCAGLARVDFFYVEETGEVLLNEVNTMPGFTTTSMYPKLFEAAGLGYSDLVARLVELALERR; translated from the coding sequence GTGAAGAAGCGCATCCTGCTGCTGGCGGGCGGTCAGTCCGGCGAACACGAGGTCAGTCTGATGAGCGCGCGCAGCGTCCTGGCGGCCCTGCCTGTGGATCAGTTCGACGTGACGCCGGTCGTGATCAGCAAGGAGGGCCGCTGGCTGCCCCCAACCCAGACGCAGCAGGCCCTGGACAGCGGCGAGGCCCCCACCGGCGGGGATCTGGTGCTGCACCGCGCCGCGAGTGCCGAGGGCTACGACGCCGTGTTCCCCATCCTGCACGGCCCCATGGGGGAGGACGGCACCGTGCAGGGCCTCCTGACCCTGGCCGGGATTCCCTTCGTCGGGAGCGGCGTGCTGGGTTCGGCCGTCAGCATGGACAAGGTCATGACCAAGCAGGTGCTCGCCTCGGCCGGGATTGCGCAGGTCGCGTGGCGGCTCGCGGTGCGCCGGGACTGGCACGACCGGCCCGATACCGTGCGGGCCAGTGCAGAGGCCCTGGGCTACCCGCTGTTCGTGAAACCCGCGAACCTGGGTTCCAGTGTGGGGATCAGCAAGGTGCACGGCCCCGACGAACTGGACGGCGCGCTCGAGCTGGCCTTCTCGCTCGACCGCCGCGTGATCCTGGAAGCCATGACCGCCCACAAACCCCGCGAGGTGGAGGTCGGCATTCTCGGCAATGACGCGCCCATCGCCAGTCCGGTCGGGGAACTGCGCTTCGACGCGGACTTCTACGATTACGAGACGAAGTACACCGAGGGCCGCGCCGCCATGCACATTCCGGCCCCATTGCCGCCGGAGGTCGCCGCGCGTGTGCGCGACCTGGCCCTGAGTGCCTTCCGCGCGCTGGACTGCGCGGGGCTGGCCCGCGTGGACTTCTTCTACGTCGAGGAGACCGGCGAGGTGCTGCTCAACGAGGTGAACACCATGCCGGGCTTCACCACGACCAGCATGTACCCCAAACTCTTCGAGGCGGCGGGTCTGGGGTACAGCGACCTGGTGGCCCGGCTGGTGGAACTGGCCCTCGAACGCCGCTGA
- a CDS encoding ABC transporter substrate-binding protein: MKKLAILSTMLIISSAFAAAPADTLVVQESADIPTLEPAIAYDTGSGQVIENIYETLVTYKGSSVRDLEPMLATKWTISNGGKTYTFDLRKNVKFHSGNAFTCADAEYTYERDLVTNTSDSGNWFLADPLVGSQSNAKDDKNVTWDKISKSVSCNAQGQLVFNLVKVDPAFLAKLAASWMGIVDKQWAIKIGEWDGTEKTFMDWAGKDGLADSALNKQPSGTGAYKLVRRDANAMLATAFDGYWGKKPAIKNIIIQKVPELAARQQAFLRGDADIIEGGGRAVDTEQVKGKPGVVWIDDLPNVVATGFFMNEKIVGTQGSGKLDGSGIPANFFSDVNVRRAFAYTFNYQQYITDVQKGRGIQRTMLLPDSFPGYDAKVKKYTYDPKQAAAYFKRAWGGNVWKNGFTITANYRAGSTTSQTAMEILQKNLATINPKFKLVIQPKQWSEMLKDSNAGKEAMIIIGWAPDYADADNFLYTFYSSNGYYFPRSNWKDAQVDKWLDQARSTVNQAQRNHYYSLVGNRAYEQAPYILMPAGVNYGFQRDNLVGSTAQTYNPMLGFSYTGTFWKELSKK; encoded by the coding sequence ATGAAAAAACTGGCAATCCTCAGCACCATGCTTATCATCTCGTCTGCGTTCGCCGCTGCGCCCGCCGACACCCTGGTCGTCCAGGAATCCGCCGACATCCCTACCCTCGAGCCCGCCATCGCCTACGACACGGGCAGCGGCCAGGTCATCGAGAACATCTACGAGACCCTGGTGACCTACAAAGGCAGCAGCGTCCGTGATCTCGAACCCATGCTGGCCACCAAGTGGACGATCAGCAACGGCGGCAAGACCTACACCTTCGACCTGCGCAAGAACGTGAAGTTCCACAGCGGCAATGCCTTTACCTGCGCCGACGCCGAGTACACCTACGAGCGCGACCTGGTCACCAACACCAGCGACAGCGGCAACTGGTTCCTGGCCGACCCGCTGGTGGGCTCGCAGAGCAACGCCAAGGACGACAAGAACGTCACCTGGGACAAGATCTCCAAGTCCGTGAGCTGCAACGCGCAGGGCCAGCTTGTCTTCAACCTGGTCAAGGTCGATCCCGCGTTCCTGGCCAAGCTCGCCGCCTCCTGGATGGGCATCGTCGACAAGCAGTGGGCCATCAAGATCGGCGAGTGGGACGGCACCGAGAAGACCTTCATGGACTGGGCCGGTAAGGACGGCCTTGCCGACTCCGCGCTGAACAAGCAGCCCAGCGGCACCGGCGCCTACAAGCTGGTGCGCCGTGATGCCAACGCGATGCTCGCCACGGCCTTCGACGGCTACTGGGGCAAGAAGCCGGCCATCAAGAACATCATCATCCAGAAAGTGCCGGAACTCGCGGCCCGTCAGCAGGCCTTCCTGCGCGGCGACGCCGATATCATCGAGGGTGGCGGCCGCGCGGTCGACACCGAGCAGGTCAAGGGCAAGCCCGGCGTGGTCTGGATCGACGACCTGCCGAACGTGGTGGCCACCGGCTTCTTCATGAACGAGAAGATCGTGGGCACCCAGGGCAGCGGCAAGCTCGACGGCAGCGGTATTCCCGCGAACTTCTTCAGCGACGTGAACGTCCGCCGGGCCTTCGCGTACACCTTCAACTACCAGCAGTACATCACCGACGTGCAGAAGGGCCGCGGCATCCAGCGCACCATGCTGCTCCCCGACTCCTTCCCCGGCTACGACGCGAAGGTCAAGAAGTACACCTACGATCCCAAGCAGGCCGCCGCGTACTTCAAGCGCGCATGGGGCGGCAACGTGTGGAAGAACGGCTTCACCATCACGGCCAACTACCGCGCGGGCAGCACCACCTCGCAGACGGCCATGGAAATCCTTCAGAAGAACCTGGCGACCATCAACCCCAAGTTCAAGCTCGTGATCCAGCCCAAGCAGTGGAGCGAGATGCTCAAGGACTCCAACGCCGGTAAGGAAGCCATGATCATCATCGGCTGGGCGCCCGATTACGCCGACGCCGACAACTTCCTGTACACCTTCTACTCGTCGAACGGCTACTACTTCCCCCGCAGCAACTGGAAGGACGCCCAGGTCGACAAGTGGCTCGATCAGGCCCGCAGCACGGTCAACCAGGCGCAGCGCAACCACTACTACTCGCTGGTCGGGAACCGCGCCTACGAGCAGGCTCCGTACATCCTGATGCCGGCTGGCGTGAACTACGGCTTCCAGCGCGACAACCTGGTCGGCTCGACCGCCCAGACCTACAACCCGATGCTGGGCTTCTCGTACACCGGCACCTTCTGGAAGGAACTCAGCAAGAAGTAA